A region of Reichenbachiella carrageenanivorans DNA encodes the following proteins:
- a CDS encoding universal stress protein — translation MQNLNKFLVCLDSSTLDEHIIKYSSMIAEIAGCDKVYFVHVAQKNLSSKIKKYFEDKVSEHFTAKCDTEMQIQQGNNAVQILKWSEFKIVDLVIMGIKPKSESTGRHAARLINEAQCSVLLVPPTAKLNLNRVIIPLDFTSSSLTAIQAALNIKEKAGVEVLLHHVYFVPTGYSHTGKSYDDMAAIMDKNKRREYEQFKREHSLDDSKYEVIFELDEDQNPSDNIYEMAKERKADMIIVASRGRTKMASLLKGSTAVNLISYDRDIACLVVKNKSENMGFFEALLKI, via the coding sequence ATGCAAAACTTGAACAAATTTCTAGTCTGTCTAGATTCTTCCACTCTCGACGAACACATCATCAAATACAGCTCGATGATAGCCGAGATCGCTGGTTGCGACAAAGTATACTTTGTTCATGTAGCACAAAAGAACCTCAGTTCAAAAATTAAAAAATACTTTGAAGACAAAGTTTCGGAACATTTCACAGCCAAGTGCGATACCGAAATGCAAATCCAACAAGGCAATAATGCCGTTCAAATTCTGAAATGGTCTGAGTTTAAGATTGTAGATTTAGTGATCATGGGTATCAAACCCAAGTCTGAATCTACAGGAAGACATGCCGCTCGGCTTATCAACGAAGCACAATGCTCCGTTTTGCTAGTGCCTCCTACGGCTAAGCTTAATTTGAATCGAGTCATTATCCCACTAGACTTCACCAGCAGCTCGCTCACCGCCATACAAGCAGCCTTGAATATCAAAGAAAAAGCAGGCGTAGAAGTGCTTCTCCACCATGTCTATTTTGTACCTACAGGCTACAGCCATACGGGAAAAAGCTACGACGACATGGCTGCGATCATGGACAAAAACAAGAGACGAGAATATGAACAGTTCAAAAGAGAACATTCGCTCGACGACAGTAAATATGAAGTCATTTTTGAGCTAGACGAAGATCAAAACCCTTCTGACAATATCTACGAAATGGCTAAAGAAAGAAAGGCTGACATGATCATCGTAGCATCTAGAGGCAGAACCAAAATGGCTTCCCTACTCAAGGGCAGCACTGCCGTAAATCTAATCAGCTATGACAGAGACATCGCCT
- the asnB gene encoding asparagine synthase (glutamine-hydrolyzing), with protein sequence MCGITGILAFNEIGRPSLALLEQATESLAYRGPDHQGIYTHQMVGLGHRRLSVIDTSANAHQPFGIRDGRYTIVFNGEIFNYKELKQDLNSKGIQFRSDSDTEVLAHLFALEGKKCLERLNGFFAFAIYDTVEQSLFIARDRLGIKPLLYFQDGTKFLFGSEMNALLAYGIDRSIDHEALNYYLQLNYTPAPLTMVKGIRKLEPGHYLEIKDGQISKHQYYKLPSSTPTFELSYHQAKEKLHELLAQSVKRRMIADVPLGCFLSGGIDSSVITAVASQQTSSLKTFSIGFEGNKFFDETQYAELVAQKFKTDHTTFRLSNEEIGHHLQEIVSHIDEPFADSSAIPVYLLCKKTREHVTVALSGDGADEIFSGYNKHAAWWKIENDQKFKTLMRLAQPIAQMLPKSRSGSLSNRMRQVVRFTKAMKMAPAQRYWFLASFANHVQTSRLMKQPSTDFSQQESWMQSMNQYHDLNDLLRLDTQFVLPNDMLKKVDLMSMANSLEVRVPFLDHELVQFVFCLPEDMKINQSLRKRILQDTYRDTLPPELYNRPKKGFEMPLLDWLKTTLRSELNEHLFDKDKIEAQGIFHWNEIQTLKTQLFSANPEDSHARVWALYVFQKWQAKYL encoded by the coding sequence ATGTGCGGCATCACTGGCATTTTAGCATTCAACGAAATCGGCAGACCTAGCCTAGCCCTGCTAGAACAAGCTACGGAATCATTGGCTTATCGAGGGCCAGACCATCAAGGCATCTACACACACCAAATGGTGGGACTCGGGCACAGAAGACTGTCCGTCATAGACACCAGTGCCAATGCCCACCAGCCTTTTGGAATACGAGATGGTCGATACACGATTGTCTTCAATGGAGAGATTTTCAACTACAAAGAACTCAAGCAAGATTTAAATTCAAAAGGAATCCAGTTTCGATCCGACTCTGATACCGAAGTCCTTGCTCATCTGTTTGCCTTAGAAGGCAAAAAATGCTTGGAGCGGCTCAATGGTTTTTTTGCCTTTGCTATATACGACACCGTAGAGCAATCACTGTTCATCGCACGAGACAGGCTTGGGATCAAACCGCTACTCTATTTTCAAGACGGTACTAAGTTTTTGTTTGGCTCTGAAATGAACGCCCTCTTGGCCTACGGAATCGATCGATCCATCGACCACGAAGCTCTCAATTACTACCTTCAGCTCAACTATACTCCTGCACCGCTTACAATGGTAAAAGGTATTCGAAAACTTGAGCCAGGGCATTACTTAGAAATAAAAGATGGGCAAATCAGCAAACACCAGTATTACAAACTCCCCAGCTCAACTCCAACTTTCGAGCTCAGCTATCATCAAGCCAAAGAAAAGCTGCATGAATTATTAGCTCAATCTGTAAAACGAAGAATGATAGCCGACGTGCCGCTTGGCTGTTTTTTGAGCGGGGGTATCGATTCGAGCGTGATCACGGCCGTGGCTTCACAGCAGACCTCCTCACTCAAGACTTTCTCCATTGGATTTGAAGGCAATAAATTTTTTGATGAAACACAGTATGCAGAATTAGTCGCCCAAAAGTTCAAAACAGACCACACCACTTTTCGACTATCCAATGAAGAAATAGGCCACCATCTTCAAGAGATTGTGAGCCATATCGACGAACCTTTTGCCGATTCTTCGGCCATCCCAGTGTATTTGCTTTGCAAAAAAACTAGGGAGCATGTGACCGTAGCCTTATCAGGTGATGGCGCCGATGAAATTTTTTCTGGCTACAACAAACACGCCGCTTGGTGGAAGATAGAAAATGACCAGAAATTTAAAACCCTCATGCGCTTGGCTCAACCCATAGCTCAAATGCTGCCCAAATCCCGATCTGGAAGCTTAAGTAATCGCATGCGACAAGTCGTCCGATTTACCAAAGCCATGAAAATGGCACCTGCTCAACGGTATTGGTTTTTAGCCAGCTTCGCCAATCATGTACAAACCAGTCGGCTGATGAAGCAGCCCAGCACAGACTTTTCACAACAGGAAAGTTGGATGCAATCGATGAACCAATACCATGACCTCAATGACCTACTAAGACTAGACACCCAATTTGTTTTGCCCAATGACATGCTCAAAAAAGTAGATCTGATGTCGATGGCCAATAGCCTAGAAGTACGAGTTCCATTTCTCGATCATGAATTGGTTCAGTTTGTTTTTTGTCTCCCAGAAGATATGAAAATCAATCAGTCACTGCGAAAAAGAATCTTACAAGACACCTATCGCGATACCTTACCTCCAGAACTATACAACAGACCAAAAAAAGGATTTGAAATGCCATTATTAGACTGGCTCAAAACCACGCTTAGATCAGAACTAAATGAGCACCTTTTTGATAAAGACAAAATTGAAGCACAAGGAATTTTTCATTGGAATGAAATACAAACCCTAAAAACCCAACTCTTTTCTGCCAACCCTGAGGATAGTCATGCGCGAGTATGGGCACTCTATGTATTTCAAAAATGGCAAGCGAAGTATTTATAA
- the pheS gene encoding phenylalanine--tRNA ligase subunit alpha encodes MFDKVEEYKAMIHAAEVKAAEELEQFRMKFISKKSVVTELFNEFKNVPNEQKKAFGQALNDLKTLAQDKFKTLADTLDSSSDAASSQGIDLTLPNVPNETGSIHPLTITRNKIIEIFERMGFNVASGPEIEEDFYNFTALNFPENHPAREMQDTFFIEKNPDKVLRTHTSNVQIRMMEGGQPPFRSIMPGRVFRNEAISARAHCFFHQVEGLYVDKNVGFKDLKQTLYHFAKELFGEDTKIRLRPSYFPFTEPSAEIDISCFICHGKGCNVCKYTNWVEIGGAGMVDPNVLKSCGIDPEEYTGFAFGMGLERITMLKYQINDLRLFSENDVRFLRQFQGTF; translated from the coding sequence ATGTTTGATAAGGTAGAAGAATACAAAGCCATGATCCACGCTGCTGAAGTGAAAGCAGCTGAGGAGTTGGAACAGTTCAGAATGAAATTCATTAGTAAAAAAAGTGTCGTTACGGAGCTTTTTAATGAATTTAAGAACGTACCCAACGAACAAAAAAAAGCTTTTGGGCAGGCGCTGAATGATTTAAAAACACTAGCTCAAGACAAATTCAAAACCTTAGCAGATACATTGGACAGCAGCAGTGACGCTGCTTCTAGTCAGGGCATCGACCTGACCTTGCCCAACGTACCCAACGAAACCGGTAGCATCCATCCGCTCACCATCACTCGAAACAAAATCATTGAGATCTTCGAACGAATGGGATTCAACGTAGCCAGCGGGCCTGAAATCGAAGAAGACTTCTACAACTTCACTGCACTCAACTTTCCAGAAAATCACCCGGCTAGAGAAATGCAGGATACTTTCTTTATTGAGAAAAACCCAGACAAAGTACTCCGAACGCATACCTCCAATGTACAAATCAGAATGATGGAAGGTGGACAACCTCCTTTCCGTTCGATCATGCCCGGTCGTGTGTTTAGAAATGAAGCCATCTCTGCTCGAGCACATTGCTTTTTCCATCAAGTAGAAGGACTCTACGTGGATAAAAATGTAGGGTTCAAAGACCTTAAACAAACGCTGTATCATTTCGCCAAAGAGTTATTTGGAGAGGATACAAAGATCAGACTTCGCCCGTCGTACTTCCCGTTTACAGAGCCAAGTGCAGAGATAGACATCAGCTGTTTCATCTGTCATGGCAAAGGCTGCAACGTCTGCAAATACACCAACTGGGTAGAAATAGGCGGTGCTGGCATGGTAGATCCCAACGTGCTAAAAAGCTGTGGCATAGACCCAGAAGAATACACTGGTTTTGCCTTCGGCATGGGACTAGAGCGTATCACGATGCTCAAATATCAAATCAATGATTTGAGATTATTCTCAGAAAACGACGTTCGATTCCTCAGACAGTTTCAAGGCACTTTCTAG
- a CDS encoding undecaprenyl-phosphate glucose phosphotransferase — translation MQKRRFSKYFPAIFLFIDLLFLNIGFFVANYVRFNTFWFQGDRYPFLFVFLNITWIIIFFVTKLDRVDRERSVVDYISQILLGLTINLAVVFTMWASTRAYFYSREHLFYTYLIFSILIIGWRVGFINILRFYRTKGYNLRNIIIVGYGPIGRNLKRHLENNPEIGYAFKGFFDHKTEQPEVSGPVEDVPLYAKENNIDVIFCCLPKLFEQDVKPLIDFAENNLITIKLLSDFSKVGNKKLEVQQYGNIPVLNVSSIPLDRMINRVAKRTFDVLFSSFVMIFILSWLIPLIGLLIKLESPGPVFFIQNRHGRGNKYFPCWKFRTMVVNKEADSKQATKNDPRVTRTGAILRRTSLDELPQFINVFLGNMSVVGPRPHPIKLNEEYSPKIDRFIQRHAVKPGVTGLAQAKGYRGETSRFSEMYGRVKLDRFYVKNWSLWFDVKIIVMTIYSILFKTENAY, via the coding sequence ATGCAGAAAAGGAGATTTTCAAAGTATTTTCCTGCCATATTTCTATTCATAGACCTATTGTTTCTGAATATTGGCTTCTTTGTAGCCAATTATGTCAGGTTCAATACCTTTTGGTTTCAGGGCGATCGCTATCCTTTTCTATTCGTATTTCTAAACATCACATGGATCATTATCTTCTTTGTGACCAAACTAGATCGGGTAGATCGCGAACGTAGCGTAGTAGATTATATCTCCCAAATTCTCCTCGGTCTTACGATCAACCTTGCCGTAGTATTTACCATGTGGGCGTCTACCAGAGCCTACTTTTACTCTAGAGAACACCTCTTTTACACCTACCTGATATTCTCCATATTAATAATTGGTTGGAGAGTTGGGTTTATCAATATCCTTCGGTTTTACCGTACCAAGGGATATAACTTGCGAAATATCATAATCGTAGGCTATGGCCCCATCGGACGTAACCTCAAACGCCATTTAGAAAACAACCCTGAAATTGGTTATGCTTTCAAAGGTTTTTTCGATCACAAAACCGAACAACCAGAGGTCTCAGGGCCAGTAGAAGACGTTCCTCTCTATGCCAAGGAAAACAACATAGACGTTATCTTTTGCTGCCTACCCAAACTATTTGAGCAAGATGTCAAGCCCCTAATTGACTTTGCAGAAAACAACCTAATTACGATCAAGCTACTCTCTGATTTTAGTAAAGTGGGCAACAAGAAACTGGAAGTACAGCAATATGGCAACATCCCAGTTCTCAATGTGAGTTCCATTCCTTTAGACCGAATGATCAACAGAGTGGCCAAGCGTACCTTTGATGTCTTGTTCTCTTCATTTGTAATGATTTTCATCCTATCATGGCTGATCCCTTTGATTGGTTTGTTGATCAAGCTAGAGTCACCAGGGCCCGTATTCTTTATCCAAAACAGACACGGTCGTGGCAATAAATACTTTCCCTGCTGGAAGTTTCGTACCATGGTGGTCAACAAAGAGGCCGACTCCAAGCAAGCCACTAAAAATGATCCTAGAGTCACGCGAACAGGAGCCATCCTTCGTCGCACCAGTTTGGACGAACTGCCTCAGTTCATCAATGTTTTCTTAGGCAATATGTCAGTAGTAGGGCCGCGTCCTCACCCGATCAAATTGAACGAAGAGTACTCTCCCAAAATCGACCGCTTCATTCAGCGCCATGCTGTTAAACCTGGCGTTACTGGATTAGCGCAAGCCAAAGGGTACAGAGGCGAAACTTCAAGATTTAGTGAAATGTATGGCAGAGTCAAGCTCGATCGCTTTTATGTGAAAAACTGGAGCCTGTGGTTCGATGTCAAAATCATCGTCATGACCATCTATTCCATCTTGTTCAAAACAGAGAACGCTTACTAG